In Picosynechococcus sp. PCC 7002, the following are encoded in one genomic region:
- a CDS encoding CAAD domain-containing protein: protein MEQQPETQVETGTTPFNNEAPGPMTSPQTEQPWQEAVKPITDFLSELPEELGKFFADYKQPLITVGLIVAALITVKLTFALIGAINDIPLLAPTFELIGISYTAWFVYRYLLKASNRDELLAEFNSLKSQVLGKK from the coding sequence ATGGAACAACAGCCTGAAACCCAAGTAGAAACTGGTACAACTCCGTTTAACAACGAAGCACCCGGTCCCATGACCTCCCCCCAAACCGAGCAGCCTTGGCAAGAAGCAGTCAAACCCATCACGGATTTTCTGTCTGAACTGCCTGAGGAGCTAGGGAAATTTTTCGCCGACTATAAGCAACCCCTGATCACCGTCGGTTTGATTGTGGCAGCTTTGATCACCGTCAAGCTGACCTTCGCACTAATCGGTGCCATTAACGATATTCCCCTATTAGCGCCCACCTTTGAGCTGATTGGTATCTCTTACACAGCATGGTTTGTCTATCGCTATTTGCTTAAAGCTTCAAACCGTGATGAATTGCTAGCAGAATTCAATTCTCTTAAGTCTCAAGTGTTGGGTAAAAAATAA
- a CDS encoding glycosyltransferase family 2 protein — protein MKFSLITSTLGEDRHNKIVRLIHSLIKQKHQDFELIIVDQNETSKLKVTLESYFNEINLIYLKHDQRGVSAGRNFGFRYVSGEIVSFPDDDCWYPDILLMSVNTWFLNNINWDALSGCTIDLKENLTTSRWDKNPGEIHKFNVWRRGITSSIFLRTYALANAQGFDETLGPGADSPWQCSDETDYLLNLLSQNKKLYYDPEVKVYHLEPITQYDQQALARAKRYAPGTGRVLKKHSYPFWFVAIALLRPILGTLYYATKMQGWRAKFHWLIFQGRLNGWLSSK, from the coding sequence ATGAAATTCTCCTTAATCACCAGCACATTAGGTGAAGATAGGCATAATAAAATCGTGCGCCTAATTCACTCTTTAATAAAACAAAAACATCAGGATTTTGAATTGATTATTGTCGATCAAAATGAGACTTCAAAACTCAAAGTAACATTAGAAAGTTATTTTAATGAGATTAATTTGATTTACCTGAAGCATGATCAAAGGGGGGTATCAGCGGGGAGGAATTTTGGATTTAGGTATGTATCTGGTGAAATTGTCAGTTTTCCTGATGACGATTGCTGGTATCCAGATATACTTTTAATGTCAGTCAATACTTGGTTTTTAAATAATATTAATTGGGATGCTTTAAGTGGTTGTACTATTGATCTAAAAGAAAATTTGACAACAAGCAGATGGGATAAGAATCCAGGAGAAATTCATAAGTTTAATGTCTGGCGTAGAGGAATTACTTCATCCATTTTTTTGCGAACCTATGCACTTGCAAACGCCCAAGGTTTTGATGAGACACTTGGACCAGGTGCAGACTCTCCTTGGCAATGCTCGGATGAGACTGATTATCTTCTAAACTTGCTATCACAAAATAAGAAACTATATTATGATCCAGAAGTAAAAGTCTACCATCTTGAACCAATTACCCAGTATGACCAACAAGCATTGGCACGCGCAAAAAGGTATGCTCCAGGAACGGGCCGTGTATTAAAAAAGCATAGTTATCCATTTTGGTTTGTTGCAATCGCTTTATTAAGGCCAATTTTGGGAACTTTATATTATGCAACTAAAATGCAGGGATGGCGGGCTAAATTCCATTGGCTTATTTTTCAAGGTAGATTAAATGGTTGGCTTTCTTCTAAATAA
- a CDS encoding glycosyltransferase family 4 protein, giving the protein MILVNLSILSKKPTGISIYARNILPSLSQLNSKSLVCNFDNRFTTFNSYLIPKELSPDFGLKGHFKRLYWTQFALPKIYQKLESNLIFSPLPESPIYTTAKTVVMVHDLIPLRYPDKRSPLHYYQKFVLPIVLDQSKHIICNSQATADDLMNFFNISATKITPIYLAYNPKNFYMQSNKSKSKKPYFLYLGRHNPHKNLPRMIKAFSLLKDKEDYEFWLIGPKDKRYTPQLIDLVKNLELENQVLFKDYVSFQDLPMILNQAFCLMFVSLWEGFGLPLLEAMACGLPVITSNQSSLVEVAKDSAILVDPKNVQEIRSAMERITKDDNLYADLMQKGLQRASMFSWEKTGQETRQILRNLS; this is encoded by the coding sequence ATGATACTCGTCAACTTATCTATCTTATCTAAAAAGCCGACAGGGATTAGTATTTATGCTCGCAATATACTACCATCCCTTTCTCAACTAAATTCTAAATCTCTTGTTTGTAATTTTGACAATCGATTTACAACTTTCAATTCTTATCTAATTCCAAAAGAACTTAGTCCAGATTTTGGCTTAAAGGGACATTTTAAACGGCTATATTGGACTCAGTTTGCTTTGCCAAAAATTTATCAAAAACTAGAGTCAAACTTGATTTTTTCTCCTTTACCAGAATCACCTATTTATACCACTGCTAAAACTGTTGTTATGGTTCATGATTTAATTCCATTACGCTATCCAGACAAGCGTTCTCCATTACACTATTATCAGAAATTTGTTTTACCTATTGTGTTAGATCAAAGTAAGCATATTATTTGTAACTCCCAAGCAACTGCAGATGACTTGATGAATTTTTTCAATATTTCTGCTACTAAAATTACACCCATTTATCTTGCTTATAATCCTAAAAATTTTTACATGCAATCGAATAAGTCAAAATCTAAAAAGCCTTATTTTTTATACTTGGGTCGCCATAACCCACACAAAAATCTCCCTAGAATGATTAAAGCATTTTCCCTGCTTAAGGATAAAGAAGATTATGAATTTTGGCTTATTGGGCCTAAAGATAAACGTTACACGCCACAGTTAATTGATTTGGTGAAAAATCTAGAATTAGAAAATCAAGTCTTATTTAAAGATTATGTTTCCTTTCAAGACTTGCCTATGATTCTTAATCAAGCATTTTGTTTAATGTTTGTAAGCCTTTGGGAAGGCTTTGGCCTCCCTTTATTGGAAGCAATGGCTTGCGGATTACCTGTCATCACATCTAATCAATCTTCATTAGTCGAAGTAGCAAAAGATTCTGCCATCTTAGTAGACCCAAAAAATGTTCAAGAAATACGTAGTGCGATGGAACGCATCACCAAAGATGATAATCTTTATGCTGATCTAATGCAAAAAGGACTCCAAAGAGCAAGTATGTTTTCATGGGAAAAAACAGGACAAGAAACCAGACAAATTCTCCGGAATTTAAGTTGA
- a CDS encoding flippase: MFKRLSLFKKQLIGEQKAILSNISWLSFEYAVRMIIGFFMSAWMARYLGAAQLGTLNYAGAIIVLLHPLSKLGLDTLVIRSLVNFPQEKNKILGTVFWLKLVISSIISLGLIATGVYLFLGTDNTEFSLIFLILSSSILFQAFEVVNFWFSAQVKSKYIVAIKILVFIVVTLSKVALLILQVPLIYFAWIIFGEAALEASGFVLVYQLKKCPFKLEWNTEIAKSLLHESWPLILSGLSIILYMKTDLVMLGSIVGEEAVGIYSSATKISEIWYFIPNIIIASVSPSIYAAKEKNKKQYYEKIKDLLSFLIRLSLMISLPILFIASPLILMIYGPEYFAAGTILKIHIWATLFVFMGTGISPWFIAEKLSNYSFWITFSGALLNIILNIFLIPKYSGVGAAISTVISQLFSGFLINAFFSQTRIVFRLQLNTLNPLKFPKKINKNT; the protein is encoded by the coding sequence ATGTTCAAAAGACTGTCGTTATTCAAAAAGCAGTTGATAGGTGAACAAAAAGCCATTTTGAGTAACATTTCGTGGTTGTCATTTGAATATGCTGTTCGGATGATAATCGGTTTTTTTATGAGTGCTTGGATGGCAAGATATCTAGGAGCTGCTCAATTAGGTACATTGAATTATGCCGGGGCAATTATTGTTTTACTTCACCCCCTATCCAAGCTTGGATTAGATACTTTAGTTATTCGTTCTCTAGTTAATTTTCCTCAAGAAAAAAATAAAATTTTAGGCACCGTATTTTGGCTCAAACTTGTGATATCTAGCATTATTTCACTTGGGCTTATTGCTACAGGAGTTTATCTTTTTTTGGGAACAGACAATACTGAATTTAGCTTGATTTTTCTAATACTAAGTTCAAGTATTTTATTTCAAGCTTTTGAAGTCGTTAATTTTTGGTTTTCTGCTCAAGTTAAATCTAAATATATAGTTGCCATTAAAATTCTTGTATTCATAGTTGTCACTCTCAGTAAAGTTGCGCTCTTAATTCTACAAGTTCCATTGATTTATTTTGCCTGGATTATATTTGGAGAAGCTGCTCTGGAAGCAAGTGGTTTTGTCTTAGTTTATCAATTAAAAAAATGCCCGTTCAAACTTGAATGGAATACTGAGATTGCAAAATCATTACTTCATGAAAGCTGGCCCTTAATCTTATCTGGTTTGAGCATCATCTTATATATGAAGACAGACTTAGTAATGTTGGGGAGCATCGTTGGAGAAGAAGCAGTTGGCATTTATTCATCCGCAACTAAAATATCTGAAATATGGTATTTTATTCCTAATATAATTATTGCTTCAGTTTCCCCTTCAATTTACGCAGCAAAAGAAAAAAACAAAAAACAATATTACGAAAAAATCAAAGACTTACTATCCTTTTTGATTCGTCTATCTTTGATGATTTCACTTCCCATTTTGTTCATTGCATCTCCTCTTATTTTGATGATTTATGGGCCAGAATATTTTGCTGCAGGGACAATCTTGAAAATTCATATCTGGGCAACATTATTTGTATTTATGGGAACAGGAATTTCTCCATGGTTTATTGCAGAGAAATTAAGCAATTATTCCTTCTGGATAACTTTTTCTGGCGCATTACTTAATATTATTCTAAATATCTTTTTGATTCCTAAATATTCTGGCGTCGGTGCAGCAATTTCTACAGTTATTTCTCAGTTATTTTCTGGATTTTTAATCAACGCTTTTTTTTCACAGACAAGAATTGTATTTCGTCTTCAATTAAATACTTTAAATCCATTAAAATTTCCAAAAAAAATCAATAAAAATACCTAA
- a CDS encoding TIGR03960 family B12-binding radical SAM protein, with protein sequence MATAPCLPQPADYEALITTDIFKPARYLGNELGAIHKPWQGAVVRWVLTYPEVYEVGSSNLGHILLYNVINAQPRQLCDRTYLPAADLSEKLKEKNLPLFALESRRSLLEFDILGFSLSYELGATNILEMLTLAQIPLTWQERDQGNYPFIFAGGQTATSNPEPYADFFDFIVLGDGEELLPEVGFILEEAKVNGLSKEETLLDLAQVPGVYVPRFYAMAADGSVHSTRDEVPKRILRRVATPIPAYSIGLVPYVETVHDRLTVEIRRGCTRGCRFCQPGMLTRPATDVEPEKVVDAIEKGMRATGYNEFSLLSLSCSDYLSLPAVGVEIKNRLKDENISLSLPSQRVDRFDENIANIVGGTRKAGLTFAPEAGTQRMRDVINKGLTNEELLRGIQTAVKEGWDKVKLYFMIGLPGETDLDVLGIAETVQWLRRECASLSNRRLNFNITISNFTPKPHTPFQWHSVSTTEFKRKQELLREAFRPIRGVKVNYTDVRISAMEDFVGRGDRRLGKVVRRAWELGAGMDSWWENLDKAYGAWEQAIAESDLTWKYRKVESGEWNVFETTDNDPLDAPLPWDHLNTGIDKQWLKDDLKRALEAATIPDCAFDGCSHCGVCSTDFGHNVVYQPPEIPEFVGQFQKDQERLQRFRVWFGKQGDMRLVSHLDLVRLFDRAVRRASIPVAFTNGFHPSPRISIANALSLGATSSGEIIDFELRQVLDLEDFRRRLAEQLPIDMPIYRVEEVPVRSKAATALLTEAEYLIDLETEEPVSAVQWEAWLEVIRQTPEILLEKKTKSGKIKQLNLREMLTAIALEKVISPTQVQLRYRGSCRNDGTLLQADHILYMMHTMSQQNIKLLKVHRFILYLSEDI encoded by the coding sequence GTGGCAACGGCTCCCTGTCTTCCTCAACCGGCTGATTACGAAGCGCTGATTACGACGGATATTTTCAAACCAGCGCGCTACTTGGGTAATGAACTGGGGGCAATCCATAAGCCTTGGCAAGGGGCAGTGGTGCGTTGGGTGCTGACCTATCCGGAAGTCTATGAGGTGGGTTCCTCAAATTTGGGCCATATCCTGCTCTACAACGTGATTAATGCCCAACCTCGACAGTTGTGCGATCGCACTTATCTACCCGCCGCTGATCTGAGCGAGAAGTTAAAGGAAAAAAATCTGCCGCTGTTTGCCCTCGAATCCAGGCGATCGCTGTTGGAATTCGACATTCTCGGCTTTAGCTTGAGCTATGAACTGGGGGCGACAAATATTCTCGAAATGCTTACCCTTGCCCAGATTCCCCTCACTTGGCAGGAACGAGATCAAGGAAATTATCCGTTCATTTTTGCGGGGGGACAAACAGCCACCTCCAACCCAGAACCCTACGCTGACTTTTTCGACTTTATCGTTCTCGGCGATGGCGAAGAACTTTTGCCCGAAGTGGGTTTTATCCTCGAAGAAGCCAAGGTTAACGGTCTGAGTAAGGAAGAAACTCTGCTGGATTTAGCTCAAGTACCAGGGGTCTATGTGCCTCGCTTCTATGCAATGGCGGCGGATGGTTCTGTGCATTCAACCCGTGACGAAGTGCCCAAGCGAATTTTGCGCCGTGTCGCCACGCCAATTCCCGCCTATTCCATTGGTTTAGTGCCCTATGTGGAAACAGTTCATGATCGCCTGACGGTGGAAATTCGCCGGGGTTGTACCCGGGGCTGCCGCTTCTGCCAACCGGGAATGTTAACGCGGCCTGCAACGGATGTCGAACCAGAGAAAGTCGTCGATGCCATTGAAAAAGGAATGCGGGCGACGGGTTACAACGAATTTTCTCTACTTTCCCTCAGTTGTTCTGACTATCTCTCGTTGCCAGCGGTAGGAGTCGAGATTAAAAATCGCCTCAAGGACGAAAACATTTCCCTATCTCTGCCTAGCCAGCGGGTTGATCGCTTTGATGAAAATATTGCCAATATTGTCGGTGGGACGCGTAAAGCGGGTTTAACCTTTGCCCCAGAAGCGGGCACCCAACGAATGCGGGATGTGATCAATAAGGGTTTGACGAACGAAGAACTGCTACGGGGTATCCAAACCGCGGTAAAAGAGGGCTGGGATAAGGTCAAGCTTTATTTCATGATCGGTCTCCCTGGAGAAACGGATCTCGATGTGTTGGGCATCGCGGAAACGGTGCAATGGCTGCGGCGGGAATGTGCGTCCCTGAGCAATCGCCGTTTAAACTTCAACATCACCATTTCTAATTTCACCCCGAAACCCCACACACCTTTCCAGTGGCATTCGGTTTCGACGACAGAATTTAAGCGTAAACAGGAACTGTTGCGGGAAGCTTTTCGACCGATTCGCGGCGTGAAGGTGAACTATACCGATGTGCGCATTTCAGCCATGGAGGATTTCGTTGGCCGGGGCGATCGCCGTTTGGGTAAAGTCGTCCGCCGAGCCTGGGAACTGGGGGCGGGAATGGATTCTTGGTGGGAGAATTTAGACAAAGCCTATGGCGCTTGGGAACAGGCGATCGCCGAATCCGATCTCACCTGGAAGTACCGCAAAGTCGAAAGTGGCGAGTGGAATGTTTTTGAAACCACCGACAACGACCCCCTCGACGCCCCCTTGCCCTGGGATCACCTCAACACAGGCATTGATAAGCAGTGGCTCAAGGACGATTTAAAGCGAGCCCTCGAAGCAGCAACCATTCCCGACTGTGCCTTTGATGGTTGTTCCCATTGTGGCGTCTGCAGTACTGATTTTGGCCATAATGTCGTCTATCAACCGCCCGAAATTCCCGAATTTGTCGGTCAATTTCAAAAGGATCAAGAACGCCTACAACGGTTCCGGGTTTGGTTCGGTAAGCAAGGGGATATGCGCCTGGTTAGTCACCTCGATTTAGTCCGTTTATTTGACCGAGCTGTGCGCCGCGCTTCAATTCCCGTGGCTTTTACCAACGGCTTTCATCCGAGCCCCCGCATTTCCATCGCCAATGCCCTATCATTAGGAGCCACCAGCTCAGGAGAAATTATTGATTTTGAGTTGCGCCAAGTCTTGGATTTAGAAGATTTCCGGCGACGACTCGCTGAACAGTTGCCCATCGATATGCCGATCTATCGCGTTGAGGAAGTGCCCGTCCGTTCTAAGGCTGCCACTGCGCTCCTTACGGAAGCAGAATACCTGATTGATCTTGAAACCGAAGAACCCGTTTCTGCCGTACAGTGGGAAGCCTGGCTCGAAGTTATCCGTCAGACTCCGGAAATTCTCCTCGAAAAGAAAACGAAGTCTGGCAAAATTAAGCAACTGAATCTCCGAGAAATGTTAACGGCGATCGCCCTCGAAAAAGTCATTAGCCCCACCCAAGTCCAACTCCGTTATCGAGGTAGTTGCCGCAATGATGGCACTTTATTACAAGCAGATCATATTCTTTATATGATGCATACTATGAGTCAGCAAAATATAAAATTGCTTAAGGTACACCGCTTTATTCTGTACTTATCTGAAGATATTTAA
- a CDS encoding STAS domain-containing protein, with protein MTKTMGKQGSSPGESLPMDKNQQPVILRPNCALTTSNLDVFWRSLHGAINDEFSREILVDLQQVEFIDSAAAVVLSQGTKLAESHGKRLGCCGINSQVRMVLELTQMEQFVRIFKDEAAFLTQTSQLLAA; from the coding sequence GTGACTAAGACGATGGGTAAACAGGGAAGTTCCCCTGGGGAGAGTCTACCGATGGATAAAAACCAACAGCCTGTTATTCTGCGCCCAAATTGTGCTTTGACAACCTCAAATCTTGACGTATTTTGGCGATCGCTCCATGGGGCGATCAATGACGAATTCAGTCGAGAAATTTTAGTCGATCTCCAGCAGGTAGAATTTATCGACAGTGCGGCGGCGGTGGTGCTCAGTCAGGGCACAAAATTGGCAGAATCCCATGGTAAACGCCTCGGCTGTTGTGGGATCAATTCCCAGGTGCGCATGGTATTAGAGCTGACCCAAATGGAGCAGTTTGTGCGCATTTTCAAAGATGAAGCTGCATTTTTGACGCAGACATCCCAGTTACTCGCGGCCTAG
- the nth gene encoding endonuclease III, which produces MAIHYPRSKKKRAIAVLEKLHELYPDATCSLDYETPVQLMVATILSAQCTDERVNKVTPALFARFPDAAAFAGANVADIEQLVRSTGFYRNKAKNIQGACQRIMAVFNGKVPQTMEELLTLPGVARKTANVVLAHAFGICAGVTVDTHVKRLSNRLRLTKSENPVQIERDLMKLIPQPEWENWSIRLIYHGRAVCNARKPQCEVCAIANLCPSAPKPQPV; this is translated from the coding sequence ATGGCAATTCATTACCCGCGTAGTAAGAAAAAACGGGCGATCGCCGTTCTCGAAAAACTCCACGAACTCTATCCCGATGCCACCTGTAGTTTGGACTATGAAACCCCCGTGCAACTCATGGTGGCAACCATTCTTTCAGCCCAATGTACCGACGAGCGAGTAAATAAAGTTACACCGGCGCTCTTTGCCCGATTTCCTGATGCGGCGGCCTTTGCCGGGGCAAATGTGGCAGACATTGAACAGCTAGTGCGCTCAACGGGATTTTATCGAAATAAAGCGAAAAATATTCAGGGAGCTTGCCAGCGGATTATGGCGGTTTTCAATGGGAAAGTGCCGCAAACCATGGAAGAGCTTCTGACCTTGCCCGGTGTGGCCCGGAAAACGGCCAATGTTGTTCTGGCCCATGCTTTTGGGATTTGTGCGGGGGTGACGGTGGATACCCATGTCAAGCGTTTGAGTAATCGTTTGCGCCTCACAAAATCTGAGAATCCGGTACAAATTGAACGGGATTTGATGAAATTAATTCCCCAGCCGGAGTGGGAAAACTGGTCGATCCGTCTGATTTACCATGGTCGCGCCGTCTGTAATGCCAGAAAACCTCAATGTGAGGTCTGTGCGATCGCCAATCTTTGTCCCTCAGCCCCCAAACCCCAGCCAGTTTAA